CAGGCAGGTGATGGCGCGCACAGCCATGGCCCCGCCGCCGTGCCGCTGCACACCATAGTTGAGCCGGATCAAGGCGGGGCCGCCAAACACAGAGCGGGCACAGGCATACTCGCGGGCCAGTTGTTCGATGTTCGCCACGGGCAACCCCGTGATGTGAGACACTCGCTCCACGGGATAGTCCCGCAGGACGCGCTCACGCAAAGCCTCCGCTCCTACGCAATAGCGCTGCAAATAATCGGCGTCCTGCCAGTTTTCCCGGAAGATGATGTGCATCAGTCCCAAGGCTAAAGCGGCATCTGTCCCGGGGCGGATGGGCAGCCACCAGTCGGATCGGGCCGCCGTGGGGGAGCGATACGGATCGATGGTCACGATCCGGGCGCCCTGGCGGCGGGCCTCATGCTCGATCCGCCAGAAGTGCACATTGGTCACGGCGGTATTCGACCCCCAATTGATGATGTAGCGGCAATGCACTGCCGCCTCCGGGTCGATCATCGCGCGTGTGCCCAAGGTGATGTTGCAGCCTTCCTCTCCCGCCGTAGAGCAGATGGTCCGTGCCAGGACGCTGGCGCCCAGGCGGTGGAAAAAACGCCGATCGATGCTGCCGTACATCAGCTTGCCCATCGTCCCTGCGTAGCTGTACGGCAGGATCGCCTGCGGCCCGTCCTGCGCGATGATAGTCCGAAACCGATCTGCGATCTGAGCGATCGCCTCTGGCCAACTGATTCTACGGAATTGTCCCGCCCCCTTTGGCCCCACCCGCTCTAAGGGATAGAGCAGCCGATCGCGGTGGTAGACCCGCTCCAGATAGCGCGCGACTTTTTGGCAAAGAAAGCCGCGCGTGAAGGGATGGTCAGGGTCGCCGCGCAGGTCCACAGCGCGCCCCGTGCGACGATCCACGGTCACCACCCAGCCGCAAGTGTCCGGGCAATCATGCGGACACACGCCCTTGATCTGCACCCATTCCTCTGGAAGTGAGTTCTGCTCTTGCGGAAGTGGGTTTTTCGTACCGTCCATTCATGCTTCCTCAACAAACCCAGCCCAGAGCGAAGGGGCGGGGGGAATGTCCGGAGGGGCGGAGGGAATGTATCGATGCATCCATCACATCACGTCGGTGAGGAATTCGCAACGCCATCTCGCCAGCCGCCCCACCGTCTGCTAGTTTATGATGTATGTTATGGCGTGGTGGGAGTGGATGGCTTCTCACCCGTACACCCTGAAATGGCACACCTATGCCACCCCCCAGTACAGCCGCCGAGTTCCTCGACCTCTTGCGGCGCAGCCAACTGGTGCCGGAAGTCCGTCTGGACGAGGTCTTACAACGCCATCGCCAAAACGGCACTTTACCCCAGCAACTCGATCCCCTGGCGAACCTGCTGATCCGAGAAGGGTTGCTCACCTACTTCCAGGCGAAACAACTGAAGTTAGGGCGATACAAGCGTTTTACCATCGCTGGCAAGTATAAGCTGCTGGAGCTGATCGGTGTCGGAGGAATGGGGGCCGTCTATCTGTGCGAACACATGCTCATGCGCCGCCTGGTGGCCCTCAAAGTGCTGCCGATCGAAAAGCTCTCCGATCCCTCTCACGAGGAGCGTTTCTACCGCGAAGCCCGTGCCGTCGCCGCTCTGGATCACCCTAACATCGTCCGAGCCTACGACATCGACAAGTTTGAGCAACTACACTTCCTGGTGATGGAATATGTCGATGGTACGAGCTTGCAGGAGATCGTGGCCCGCTACGTGCTGGAAAAACGGCTGTTTGATCCGCTCCGCGCCGCCCATTACATTGCTCAGGCGGCCCTGGGTTTGCAACATGGCCACGAATTGGGCATGGTCCATCGGGACATCAAACCCGGCAATCTGCTGCTCGACCGCCACGGCTGTATCAAAGTGTTGGACATGGGTCTGGCCCGGTTCTTCAACAAACAGCAGGATTGCGTGACGGAGAAGTACGACGAGAAATGCGTCCTAGGAACGGCGGATTATCTGGCTCCCGAGCAGGCGGTGAGCAACATCGTGGATATTCGAGCCGACATCTACTCCCTGGGAGCTACCTTTTACTTCCTGCTCACCGGCCAACCCCCCTTTCCCGAAGGGACGGTCACGGCCAAGCTTGTGGCCCATCAGACGCGGCAGCCCCGGCCCGTGGAGTCGTTCCGCAAGGATGTGCCGCCGAATATGCTCAAAGTCTTGCGGGTCATGATGGCTAAGAATCCCGCGGATCGCTTCCAGCAGCCCGTGGAAGTGGTGGAAGCCCTCAGCGAATGGGTGCACCAGCCGATTGATCCGCCGCCGGCGCGAGAAATGCCGCAACATTGCCCGCTGGTCCGCATGATTGCCGGCCCTAGCACACCCCAACCCAATGCGGTCCCCTTGGCCCGCCTGCTGTTCAGCACGCCACGCACCGCCTTGGCCCGCGGCACCACCACACCGCCGCCAACCTCCGCTTCCGCAACCCTGTCCCAAAGCACCGTCACCTTCGGTCCTTTACCCAGCAGTTCCTCCCATCCCAGCGGAGAAATCACGGTGCCTGTCGGCCCTGCTTCGACCGCTCGCTCCTCGGCGGCCCCGACCCTGCCGTTCACCCCAGCTCCTGCGACACCGGTCGATACATCCTCTGCCGCACCACAGGCTTCTGTTCGCTACCGTTCGCTCCACTGGCCCTTCTGGCTCCTCTTGGCAGCACTCCTTTTGCTTTTCGCCACGGCATTGTACCTGGCCTACCTGCTCGGTCGCGGTGCCCTAGGCTGAGCTATTACGCTGTCTCTTGAGTTTTACGACAGTAGGCTTAATGGGACGTTCTTTGGAAGCTTCAATCTCGAAGACGACGGGTCACATCTCATGACGAAACGGTACATTCTCTGAAAAAAAATGGGGTATACTGAGAGAAGAAGCGGCCAAGAGAGGCGTTGGACAATAGTCAACCGCAGAGGGTGGCCAATAATCTATTGCGGGAATGTTTTCACTTGGCGTTGAGATCATCACACCATGCCCGCTCCAACTACTGCCTCGGAGTTTGTCGATTTGGTGCTCAAAAGCGGGGTTGTCGAAGAGTCCCGCGTGCGGGAGTTCCTGAAAAAACTGGCCGAGGGTAGCAACGGCATCCCTTCCGACCCCGCTCGCTTGGCGGGCTTGATGGTACACGAGGGGCTTTTGACCTACTTCCAGGCGGAACAGATCCTCCAGGGTAAATACAAGCGCTTCACCATCGGCAAGTACAAGGTGTTAGAGAAACTCGGCTCCGGCGGGATGGGGCAGGTTTTTTTGTGTGAGCACATCTTGATGCGTCGTCGGGTAGCCATCAAAGTCCTTCCGACCACGAAGGCGCAAGACCCGGCTGGGTTGGAACGCTTTTATCGGGAAGCCCGTGCTATCGCCGCCGTCGACCATCCCAATCTCGTCCGCGCCTATGACATCGACCAGGCGGAAAACCTGCACTTTCTGGTCATGGAGTATGTGGACGGCGTCAGCTTGCAGGAGCTGGTCAAAAAGATCGGTCCTCTGCCGGTACTGCGAGCCTGCCATTACATCTACGGTGCTGCCGTCGGCCTCAATCACGTCCACGAGATCGGTTTGATCCATCGCGACATCAAGCCCAGTAACATCCTGGTCGATCGCCATGGAATGGTGAAGATTCTGGACCTGGGATTGGCTCGCTTTTTCCATGACACAGATGAGCTAACCAAAAAGTACGACGAAAACATCCTTGGCACGGCGGATTATCTCTCGCCCGAACAAGCGGTAGACAGCCACACGGTGGACATTCGGACCGACATTTACTCTCTCGGCGCCACCTTCTATTACTTGCTCACCGGTCAACCTCCGTTTCCGGAAGGGACCGTGACGCAGAAGCTGATCTGGCATCAGACGCGCGATCCCAAGCCGATCTCGGCTTATCGATCCGATGTGCCTCCGGAGATTATCGCCATCATCGACAAGATGATGAAGAAGAAACCAGAGGAGCGCTATCAAACCCCCGCAGAATTGATGCAGGCTCTGGCACCGTGGGTCACCGTT
This Thermogemmata fonticola DNA region includes the following protein-coding sequences:
- a CDS encoding serine/threonine protein kinase; amino-acid sequence: MPPPSTAAEFLDLLRRSQLVPEVRLDEVLQRHRQNGTLPQQLDPLANLLIREGLLTYFQAKQLKLGRYKRFTIAGKYKLLELIGVGGMGAVYLCEHMLMRRLVALKVLPIEKLSDPSHEERFYREARAVAALDHPNIVRAYDIDKFEQLHFLVMEYVDGTSLQEIVARYVLEKRLFDPLRAAHYIAQAALGLQHGHELGMVHRDIKPGNLLLDRHGCIKVLDMGLARFFNKQQDCVTEKYDEKCVLGTADYLAPEQAVSNIVDIRADIYSLGATFYFLLTGQPPFPEGTVTAKLVAHQTRQPRPVESFRKDVPPNMLKVLRVMMAKNPADRFQQPVEVVEALSEWVHQPIDPPPAREMPQHCPLVRMIAGPSTPQPNAVPLARLLFSTPRTALARGTTTPPPTSASATLSQSTVTFGPLPSSSSHPSGEITVPVGPASTARSSAAPTLPFTPAPATPVDTSSAAPQASVRYRSLHWPFWLLLAALLLLFATALYLAYLLGRGALG